One Cellulosimicrobium protaetiae genomic region harbors:
- a CDS encoding ATP-binding protein, whose protein sequence is MSTTLLVTQLRSDSDVIALRRAGREICHRLGLDTQDQVRVATALSEIGRSAVASGTADVVVGVLPGLPQATLRAEIVAGTPFLVEGDSSDGGIPAARRLVRGLEVDPTGTRVLLTKSLPATARTDEATLAAVRRSTAAAHVADAVDELRVQNAELVRTLDELTRQQEEQRRLNVELEETNRGVLAMYDQLSSELEETNTGVVALYAELDERGRELAAANEAKTRFLRNVSHELRSPVNSILGLTSLLVDSHLDGEQTQQVGFLRESAATLLTLVDELLDLARAEAGHEDVAPSRVDVAELLDELRGTTLPVVRPGVALRTVAATGLVLVTDRRLLSRVLRNLLTNAVKFTDHGEVVLRAEADGEVVRFDVHDTGLGIPADQLDAVFEEFVQVPNRLQPTVRGTGLGLPYARRTSEALGGTLVATSRPGEGSVFTLRLPSLSVDDAVPQDARPEPDEADGGLGHVLVVDDDRAYASVVSSMLRDDAARVSVAHDASHALALLHDGAADVALLDVCLPGTDGLALRSTIQSLYPATATVLMSSAPAPAGIGDAPFLAKSGIDRDRLVATLRREVSAR, encoded by the coding sequence ATGAGCACGACGCTGCTCGTCACCCAGCTCCGCTCCGACTCCGACGTCATCGCGCTGCGCCGGGCAGGCCGGGAGATCTGCCACCGGCTCGGGCTCGACACCCAGGACCAGGTGCGCGTCGCGACCGCGCTGTCCGAGATCGGCCGGTCCGCCGTCGCCTCCGGCACCGCGGACGTGGTCGTCGGGGTCCTGCCTGGTCTTCCCCAGGCGACGCTGCGCGCCGAGATCGTGGCCGGCACGCCGTTCCTCGTCGAGGGCGACTCGAGCGACGGCGGCATCCCCGCGGCGCGCCGGCTCGTCCGTGGCCTCGAGGTCGACCCGACCGGGACGCGCGTCCTGCTCACCAAGTCGCTCCCCGCGACCGCGCGGACCGACGAGGCGACGCTCGCGGCCGTGCGGCGGTCCACCGCGGCCGCGCACGTGGCCGACGCGGTCGACGAGCTGCGTGTCCAGAACGCGGAGCTGGTCCGCACCCTCGACGAGCTCACCCGCCAGCAGGAGGAGCAGCGGCGCCTCAACGTGGAGCTGGAGGAGACGAACCGGGGCGTCCTCGCGATGTACGACCAGCTCTCCTCGGAGCTCGAGGAGACGAACACCGGCGTCGTCGCGCTCTATGCCGAGCTCGACGAGCGCGGTCGCGAGCTCGCCGCCGCGAACGAGGCGAAGACGCGCTTCCTGCGCAACGTGAGCCACGAGCTCCGCTCGCCCGTGAACTCGATCCTCGGGCTGACCTCGCTGCTCGTCGACTCCCACCTCGACGGCGAGCAGACCCAGCAGGTGGGGTTCCTCCGGGAGAGCGCGGCGACGCTCCTCACCCTCGTCGACGAGCTGCTCGACCTCGCGCGCGCCGAGGCCGGGCACGAGGACGTCGCGCCCAGCCGGGTGGACGTGGCGGAGCTGCTCGACGAGCTGCGCGGGACGACTCTTCCCGTGGTGCGCCCCGGCGTCGCGCTGCGGACCGTCGCCGCAACCGGCCTCGTGCTCGTCACCGACCGCCGGCTGCTGTCCCGCGTGCTGCGCAACCTGCTCACGAACGCCGTGAAGTTCACGGACCACGGTGAGGTCGTGCTCCGTGCCGAGGCCGACGGGGAGGTCGTGCGGTTCGACGTCCACGACACCGGTCTCGGCATCCCCGCGGACCAGCTCGACGCCGTGTTCGAGGAGTTCGTCCAGGTCCCCAACCGCCTCCAGCCGACCGTGCGGGGCACGGGCCTCGGGCTGCCGTACGCGCGCCGGACCTCCGAGGCGCTCGGGGGGACGCTCGTCGCGACGTCGCGCCCCGGGGAGGGGAGCGTGTTCACGCTCCGGCTCCCGTCGCTGTCCGTCGACGACGCGGTCCCGCAGGACGCGCGGCCCGAGCCCGACGAGGCGGACGGCGGCCTCGGGCACGTGCTCGTCGTCGACGACGACCGGGCCTACGCCTCGGTCGTCTCCTCGATGCTCCGCGACGACGCGGCGCGGGTCAGCGTCGCGCACGACGCGTCGCACGCCCTGGCGCTCCTGCACGACGGCGCGGCCGACGTCGCGCTCCTCGACGTGTGCCTCCCGGGGACGGACGGGCTGGCCCTCCGGTCGACGATCCAGAGCCTCTACCCCGCGACGGCGACGGTGCTCATGTCGAGCGCGCCTGCCCCCGCGGGGATCGGGGACGCCCCGTTCCTCGCGAAGTCGGGCATCGACCGCGACCGCCTCGTCGCGACCCTGCGACGGGAGGTGAGCGCTCGATGA
- a CDS encoding anti-sigma regulatory factor gives MIPAPDRPDERRSVVEDGTWYTVDHPSAVGSVRRGASTVARSLGLDDDRAAEIGLVVSELATNQCRHAGSGSMLVRVRRTGDDTALEVLAVDSGPGMRDIGAAMRDGVSSRGTLGIGLGTLPRLASSWDAWTSPGRGTVIAATFAAHGAVVGLAEPTGVTRPMTGQSVCGDALAVRHDDGVPSLLVADGLGHGPLAAAASGAAVRAFLDAPAGSAVALLERVHAALGGTRGAAVAVAQAAGGGVLRYAGLGNIAGAVHGDRARGLVSYPGIAGTRGRPLRETTYPVEAGDVVVLHSDGLTARWSLADYPGLATRSPLVVAGVVLRDHAVRRDDSCVAVLPIGREAA, from the coding sequence CGGCCCCCGACCGTCCCGACGAGCGCCGCAGCGTCGTCGAGGACGGCACCTGGTACACCGTCGACCACCCGTCGGCGGTCGGGAGCGTGCGCCGCGGCGCGAGCACCGTGGCCCGGAGCCTCGGCCTCGACGACGACCGCGCGGCCGAGATCGGGCTCGTGGTCTCGGAGCTCGCGACCAACCAGTGCCGCCACGCCGGGTCCGGCTCGATGCTGGTCCGCGTGCGACGCACCGGCGACGACACCGCGCTCGAGGTGCTCGCGGTCGACTCCGGCCCGGGCATGCGGGACATCGGCGCCGCCATGCGCGACGGCGTCTCGAGCCGCGGCACGCTCGGCATCGGCCTGGGCACGCTGCCGCGGCTCGCGTCGTCGTGGGACGCGTGGACGTCGCCGGGCCGCGGGACGGTCATCGCGGCGACGTTCGCCGCGCACGGGGCGGTGGTGGGGCTCGCCGAGCCCACGGGCGTCACGCGGCCGATGACGGGCCAGTCGGTGTGCGGGGACGCGCTCGCGGTGCGCCACGACGACGGCGTCCCCAGCCTCCTCGTCGCCGACGGCCTGGGGCACGGCCCGCTCGCCGCCGCGGCGTCGGGCGCCGCCGTGCGGGCGTTCCTCGACGCGCCGGCCGGGTCGGCCGTCGCCCTCCTCGAGCGCGTGCACGCGGCGCTCGGCGGCACGCGCGGCGCCGCCGTCGCCGTCGCCCAGGCAGCCGGGGGCGGTGTGCTGCGGTACGCGGGCCTGGGCAACATCGCCGGGGCCGTCCACGGCGACCGGGCGCGCGGGCTCGTGAGCTATCCCGGCATCGCCGGCACCCGAGGACGCCCGCTGCGCGAGACCACCTACCCGGTCGAGGCCGGGGACGTCGTCGTGCTGCACAGCGACGGGCTGACCGCCCGGTGGTCGCTCGCCGACTACCCGGGGCTCGCGACCCGCTCGCCGCTCGTCGTCGCGGGCGTCGTCCTGCGCGACCACGCGGTGCGCCGGGACGACTCGTGCGTGGCGGTGCTCCCGATCGGCCGGGAGGCGGCATGA